In the Arachis hypogaea cultivar Tifrunner chromosome 20, arahy.Tifrunner.gnm2.J5K5, whole genome shotgun sequence genome, TGACTAGTAATATTAAATTAAgatattcaaaatttcaaataaaatttaatttttatgtattaataaatataaaaaaatttatataattatttaattacatacgtttttagataattatttatataataaaaataaaaataattatgtaattgaatatatacataaaatatttttactgtAGTAAAATTAATTTCATTCAAATAACATATCTCAATATTTCAGTGAATGACATATATTCCACGTACattgtttgaactttgaactaTATTATGTAGGTAGGCCCTTTATTAGTCCCAAGTCTCAACACTTACTTAGTTACATATGTTGCTATTGCtttgaaaaggaaaaacaaaatgaTCTGTTTGGAAGTTGATCTTAAACACAAGTTATAAAAATAACAatcccgctacgttaccaacatcatttctgccaacttctgccaactcttatttataactgtgCTTAATGGAAGTGTTTTTAtgaatgtgtctaataaaaatatattttttatacctgtgtttaataaaaatgtctttatagatatattttctggatgtgtctctttatatatgtgtttaaaatataataattaattattgttgataataagttggcagataatacGTTAGTATCCTATaattttcctaaaaataatataGAACAATACGTATGAATTGTCATTAACTTTCCGAAGTATGCTTTTAACTTATTAGATATGTTTTTTTGGATATATACATAGTTGTAACTTGGAtgcattattataaatatattctcaaaaatcACTTTCTTCAAAATATAATGAAATTAAATGGGAGAAACAATTTTATGAAGCACCTCTATATGCATTTATAAAAATTTCAAGCAGAAAAAAGAGTAATACAACCTGAATAGGTGATACAATATGTGACCGAAAAAATGTGATAAAGTAATTAATAAAGTTAAGTCTTgcttgtaaaaaaataataataataataataataataataatctggaTTTTCTTGTGTCAAAAAATAAATTTCCGGACATccttttgcttttttattttgttttattttattttaattttggaaaAGTCCCATATTATATTATTCTCTTAATAAAACTCGTTCAAAATAAGTTTATCTCTacagtgaattttttttttcacaaaaaggGTAGCCCTTGCAACAATAATGCTCATTGCAATTAGGGTAAATTAAACTTATTAAACTTTATATGCCTGAACTTAACGCCATgtgaatttaaacaaaaaaaaaaaaaaaaaaaacctggaacCTCAGATGAAATCTCTGCGGCATTGCCATGTGAATtttaatatctaaatttttaaaGGAAAGTGTAGTGTGACTCTGagtttttaaaatatacaaattgaTTTCTTGAACTTCTCTGAGTATTGTTATATTTAAGCAAAAATAAGAGCATTATACCTCCTTTAACTTTTATATATTTGCAATTTACCCCCTAGACATTTTTAAGCATGCAAGTTTGGAGACTAATAAAGTACACATGTGGTAAAGTTTATGGGTAAGGTACAATTAAtcctttaaattatatattaagtgGTTCGACTTTATAAATTAACTCCCTTTAGAAAAGTTTCTTTAACTCTTCTGCACACTGGTTTCATGCAGCATGAGAatgcaaaataataaataaaaaattaccaaaGGAATATACACACATAAGCTCAATAATGGAGACATGCTTGGTTGAAAGTTTCAGAGCAACAtgaaattaattaagaaaatatataatactAACCCAATGTTCATCTCCGAGGATTGAGGTGCCACAACAAAGGGGGTTAGATCCATAAAGTTATTTTGCAGCTCCAGTTGAGCTTGTTGTgtgattgctttctctttctccttgatCTAGATTTCACTCAATTCATGTGCTCACATTCAGTGAGATAGATTTAAAATTCAGAGCTCAAACTATGTATAAAATCTTTCATGCTATTATTGAAGAGAGCGGAGGGGGAGATTTTGTTACATATTTTTGGGAATTCGatattgtgatttttattttaataatattattttttataaatttatataaatataaaataaaaaattatgtatatgatGATATTATCAAAAATAGGagtgataatattattattttatccttttttataTAAGGATATCCATATCTAATTTATTTGATCTGATTAAGGatttaagattaatttttaagttttataatttcaaaataattaattttatttaataatacagtaataatttctcatccaaaaaatatgaaaatattagTACTCTATAATTCTATAGGacacaataataattaaagaaattGTTACCTTCTTAGCTAGCAAGGTGTTTTGTTCTTGTAGGGTCTTCTCCTGCAATATTAtacaacagaaaaaaaaataaaaaaatctacacAAATTAAATTATGATGATCTGTCTACTTACATTGGTTGATCACCGTCACcgggataattaataaataattaatgtcaAACTAGGTAAATTTATTTGACTTGCGATATGATAAAAGAATATAGCATATTACGACATATATAAATTTAATGAGAACCTAACTAACTGTAATGACTAACTTGATAAATTCAACAGAACTAATTAATTAAGTACCCTTTTAGTTGTGTCAGCTAATTCTAACCACTAACTTTCTACATTTAGTAAGTCTAACCATCACTAACTAACTATATATAGAATATTAGGTgacaaaaataaatttgattatacATGTGAATAAATTGGTATAAAAGTTTAAATACAAGTGAGTTCAGTAGTTCACAACTCTCACATGACGGTGTAAAACTGTTTTAATGAAGCTTTTCACATTATGAGAATTGATGAGATATTCTTGTGACAATTTCTAATGATTTAATgaggaaaagaaaatattttatctcTATGTTTTGTCAATTGtttctttcaaattttatatgcttcattaactttttttaaaaaaaataaattatctctcttttcaatatatataatcaAGACTTAAGTactatgatcttctttaattcacAGTATCTATCActgtatagattttttttttattcaatatatATGTCAGTATCATATTTAAATGTATCATTTATTGATCAATTTTCATATTTATCCTTTACATACAATTCAGTGTGTTAAATAcagttaataatataatatttataaatagttGTTAAATTATATGTAAGTTTTCTttgtcaaaaattaaaaagtgtaAGTTTGTTTACTAAATCCCACATGACATAATTATATAATGAATTCCTAAAAAATTTGACCTTTGATCTCTATTTTCATCTCCTCAAAATAAAAGTTAATTTGTGAAATCCCatcttgtaaaaaaaaataaagaaagaaaatcccCAAAAGTTGAATAATAGCTAGCTACTAGCTAGTTCgtgttcataattttttttctctctcttcaagcTAGAAAGTGTATTTTCTCATTTATATAACTAAAAATCCTCAGATATTCATTAATAAACCCCCTTTTTATTTTGTGAAAGTGATGCAAGGAGAGAGTACAAATTGAAACAACATTTTACATTGGAAatcattttcattattttattacaCGCTTTATATTTGTTGTGTTTAAATATtgtatttgaaagagaaattaaatacaaaaatttagtataaaaatataaacattttcttctacttttagaaTATTCTGtatatgatatataataatttagtgtttttgtttttatctctagacctaaacatttttttttttgttctttatctttaTACGTTTTTATTCCTATGAGACGGTtacttaaaaaaaactaaaaaatgattATAcactctttcttaacaagtaaaaGTAACCAAGACTAGTCAGGTTTGGTTTGTTAACATTTTTTTAGAAGATGAAAACAcaaatattttgttttgttttagagtttagtaaattaaaaaaaaaaaagagtttaagcgtttaattttcatacatttacattgtaaaatattttttatggttgTGTAATGATAAtcgtttttttgaaaaattattcacacagttaatataaaaaatagttagttTTACTAATGTAGCATTATGTGATTGGATGCACGTGTAAAATGGTTTTATATttacagtgcatcaaaattaaatttattttttaaaatatttaaaaaaatctttttaaaattatcttgtaactattaaaattaaaaatatttaatataatattatatattaataaacatttatatttatctttatatttttttaaaattatatactaaatataattattattattattttaaacttattaaaattaatatttaatttaatttatcaaacattGTACAAATTTTATAGAGCTATGCTCATAAGATATTTTCGAAATGTAAAGTTTATACAAACTGAGACTAACCTTTTTCTGAAGCACTGAGATATCCTCATATATGAGTTGGTTCTGCaagttatatattaaatataagtaAAATCAGAATCATCATCACTATATATATGGCCAAAAACACCCAAggtttgcatggttttactaccCTTCGTGATCTAACTTGTTTGAGGGCAGAATCAAGCTGCTGTTCTAAATTCTGAAGCTCTTTTAGACTTAAGCATTGCAGATCTTGTCCCATAAAATtcctgaaaaagaaaaattaaaaagcataTAATATAGGAACACAAACCCTTGCTTttacttaattattttctttgaTACCTTTGATTTCTCTCTAAGACTTCCACCCTTGCTTTGAGCCTTGCATATTCTAGAGTCCAATTTTCCTGACAGCGTGGATAGATATGAATAATTGAATAATCGTAACGAATTAATAATAagtaattagataaaaaaaaattaacaattcatCAGAAGAGTTAAATCCAAGCAATATTACTTCAGTTGTATTCATTATTGTCCTATAATATATACTACTTCATGAGATGTATCTAGTGAGAGTGAGAGATATGTCGTATTATTTATAAATGAATTAAAAGTTGTTAAAAATGTTAGTTTAAAAATGAATTATTCTGATTGTTTTTGCTAATTCTATATTCCGATGATGCGACGATGACGACATACATTTGGTCCTTGATCATTTGCAACGAGCTGCCTCTCTGCATATGAATACCGCTCATACCTTTCAAGTATCTTCTCCATGCTGTGAATTCACAAATAAAGGAAAtgtaaaaaaataagattttacacATTTATATATATGGCACTATCAAAGGTTGAAACTAAATATTCAAACAGAAACCTCACTTGAAATAATTAGAACTACTAAAATTATTCAGATATATTTAATCTGGCATGGATAAACTGTTgtgtatatatttattttctgtcttcaatttttgtctcaattttgtttttcttttgctttattTTGACATATAGTTtatatacaaaacaaaaaattatttttttaatgtcctatctttattttatatttttaccgttttattgaataaattttttaaaaataaataccaattaaataaatgacttattttttaaaatactacgAAATAAATGgcttattttaaaaatacttatattttatattttaatatatattttatacaaataattaattaataactaattttttatatatacataatataaatatttttttaatataaaacttATCGATTATTCAACCCgtcttattataaaaatttaactaaactGTTACCATAAAAAAAAAATGGCTAGTTAGATTTTTTGTTGGATTTGATTGACAACAGGGCAAAACCTGTTGTGTTATATCAAAGGGATGAGGGTGATGCTTTTGAAACAGTAAAACAAACACGTACACAGTACACTTATTACATGCCCATGAGAGACCTACCAGTGACTCACTTCACTAACTAACCCTTCTTTCATTCCCCAtaataacatatcatatattactataaCTTTTCCAATTAACtacctaattaattaattaatattcatatatatgtaatgttaagaaaaaaaataaaatagttcaaattttatcttatttaatatttattaattgtaaaataaattttaactatttttattattatttttggttatcaaacatttttttttatatatatatactacatTACTACTCCCAAAGAGAATAAAACAACATGACTTTCTCTAAAGCTTTAATTTACATGCCATTACTAGATAATGCACGCATGTTAGTTCCCAATCTTTTCACAAGTACAAGCggggccaaaaaaaaaaaaaagaaagagttaATTAGAACAGCAAATGTTTACACTGTTTTATCAAACAAATTAGTCACTAATGACTACTATTAAGCCAAAATTCTATATATGAACAAGAAATAACCCTAGTAAAATGCTTTTCCTTTTATATATTAGGAGACATATATAACAGTGATGAACTTAAGCCTATATTTAGGGAtcaagaagaaaaaataagaagacaaacaaagaaaaagaagaaaaaaaagttacaaaaatgGCAACAATGAAGATCCAAAGGCTTATACAagttaaatggaaaaaaaaaaagccaagttGTAGCtagttttatataattaattaaaataaaattatactttgTTCAAAATAAAACAGTGGTTCAGTACAGTAGTTAGCTAGATTTAATTAGTTTTAACCTGCAAAAAAATTAGGTCTTAATCTTAATCTTGACCACTTCAGCTTGATCTCTAAGCAATTTTTTCACCTAAAAAAAAAGCatagatttgcagaaattagggTAAGAAGTATTGAGATACCAGGGGTCACTGGAGAACTGAAAGAGCTTCCCTTTGCAGGAGAAGACGATGAGAGCCACCTCAGCATCGCAGAGAACTGAGATCTCGTTCGCCTTCTTAAGCAACCCCGCTCTTCTCTTCGAGAAAGTGACTTGGCGGTTGATCTTGTTCTCTATCCTCTTCAATTGCACTCTCCCTCGCCCCATTCCACACAATTCAGCACCAGAACTTTGATCAAACACCTTGTGTGCGTGAACCACCGACTTAAGATTCTAATCAAAcactatatatatgtgtgtgaagATTGTTGATGAGATTATGAGGGTGTGAGGTGTGGAGTGTGGACCGTACAATAATGAGTTGAGATAAGTTTGGGGTCTATGTGTTTATCTTAATATAGATTGCTGAAGTTTCTTTGTTTGGAATGTGTGAATGAGAGAGGTTTTGATTTTGGGGGTTTTGGGTTTCTTATATGGTTTCTGTTCTGAATTTATTTTGGACGTTAGAATCAGGGGAGAAGAAGGAACAAGGCCATGAGGGTTTCCTTCTATGTCAAtttcttctttattattattgtttacaCTCAAAGGGGCAAAAGAGGAAATGTAAGGCTGGGGAGAAATCATGCTATTGTTTTAGAAATATCTATGTACAACTATGAAATGCgtctataaaaaattaattattaaattagttttttttataaaatatatacttatatttatatatagagaaAGTCTAGGACcagtaacttttgtgttttgtgccatcaaaagaaaagtgagtgatctctcaccattggatgtaatctcacatcattaaaaatactattgatggccaattgatggttacaaaacacaaaaattactggcccctagcactcctcttatatataaatatagacacctaaaaaatatatacaaaaatattatcactaattttttattttcatataatatttttatcttctatatataatgaaaatataaaaaaaataaagtgacAATTAGGTCTCTAAAGATTTCGACCTCAGACTAATtagttttttaagaaaaaaatattaatctgATTTTCACTATGATAGTAAAAGATAGACACGTGATATCTTTCTATTAATTTATCACGTAAAACTTAGTAGTACTTGTAtgcttatttaaaaaatattatcatccaaataataatttttagagcGAAACTTCACATGTTTTAGCAAGATTTGTGATAAATAAAGAGTAATTAATAAAGGTTATATGAAAactcaaaagataataaatatttcattgtttaaaattatataatttacatGTTCATGTGGCAGCAACGAAACAGGCACCACTATAGATAACGAAATACATAACCAACTTCATTTCATGATCATTTCGCACTATTCGGCGGGACATACATGTCTACTGGTTGTTATCGTGGAGGGCCtattgatcttttttttttttcaaagactaATTAGTACGAAATCGAAATTCTCAAAAATCTAATAGTCATTTTACTCTAAAAAAATTAGtacataactattttttatatatcttttattatatataatgaataaaaaatatttgttattattatcaaaatttaaatacaatcaTTTTTAATTAAACTATAAGTAATTTAtccttttatctaattttattttattaattttatattcatttaaaaataaaaaatgaattaataaataattaatataatgttTATTAATACTATACGTTAGTATATATAAGAATAAtgttatttttgtatatattttttatatattttttaattttagcactacaaataattgataaaaaaatactaaaactaaaaaatgtgaaaaaaaagtatagaaaaaaataacgtaaataaatttttttatataatattccaGGAAAAGAGAAAAGGGATAAATCGATAATAAGCCAAAACCAAAAGTGGTTTTGAAAACCCACTGTGGTTTTGTTGAATGCGTTGTCGGATTCGGATTGGTTCATGGGAACTGTAAGGACGGGGCCTTATCATCAtgacaaataataaatatttttaatagtttttttatGAACGGTCCATAGCCCATACtccatttttaaaatatttaaaaagataaaataattattaatgacATTAGAAAAATGTGAAAATGAGTGacctttaattaattaagttatccTAATTTTTTCCACCAGCTATGCTAGATAGCTAGAAAATTTTTGGCATGAAAATTTACTTTGACCAATCAAAAAGGGAAGCCTAATTAAGAAGagtctgtaaaaaaaaaaaaaaaaaaaaaaccggaaattGGAAGAAATTTAAGGAGGAACAATGGCCAAAAATCGTTCAAGGAATATGCTTCCAAAAGAAAATTTCGTACATTAGAGAGTTCTTCAAATAAACTTGGGTAATTTTTTTTTCGGTGTCtgggtaattcaattatttgatCATATATGTGCCAATTTGTCTGatttttttggaaaagaaaaataataaatatctttaaaataatttttaaaaagttggaTATAGAGAATACAAAACTTgtaatttaattctttttatataaaacattttattttttattctctaacATGTATTCATTAGCAAAATCATCTACACTtggctttttaaaaatttattaattatatttggtaaaataaaataaaaatttcttttaatatatatgCATAAGTGAATAAAGTAATATTTggtaaaatcatttttaaaagctAGGATAACTAGATgacaaaatattaaattaattagaaaatttgaGTTTACAAGACATGTACTTTTGTTCCTTGTCTTTTAAAAAGGTATAAAAAGATGGTAAGAAAGAAAAATCAATAATTTTGATGATTAAGCAATttggtttgaattttaaaaaatataaaatttttaagaaagaataattattttcgttatgctgaattagaaattaattttgatttgtttATCAGTTGAAAATAATAATACAACAAGTTGATAAACATAGATATTAATTGAAAGTGTATTAGTGCAAAGTTTGATtaatttaaagattaaaaattaacTACTTAATTAAATATTTCATCCTAAGATTATTAACTTAAAACTCATAAATATAAAAGTTGATAATATCACAAATTGTTATATTTGTGGTGTAATTTCACTAACTATGAATTAGTATAAACAAGTGACCTAGTTAGCTTAGTTTAGTGCGACGGAAGTAACAATGTAATGACTCttagaaagaaaattataaaaaaaaaaaattgggtatGTATTATGTCTCTACATTTATTTTTTGTGCCAAATCATTATTCATTCTTTTGGTTAGTGAATATTAGTTTGTATCTTTGGTGTCTTCTTTTTATATTTAAGTTGAGTATTTATACTATTAGTTCGGTATTTTAGGTGTAATTGAAACTTGATTTTGGGTAAAATATTACAATTTACcactttatattttttgtataggaatttggtTTTGGTAGAATGATTACCCATTTAGGATCTCTTtataaagaatttagttaagataaAACAATATCATTAATTACCACTTTATATTATGTTAGAGATTTGGTTAGGATACAgtaattattcaattttataattttattatataaattttatgcttcaaCTGCCACACCGCGTTTTCTAACAAAGATCCTTTAATATTTTAAGATTGTgcaaattattatttattgtatcaTTTTCTGCATATAAGTCAATTTTTCTATACAAGtctatacaagtcatttatatttacgCGTGCacgttcttcttttttatttttctctttcattatcgTCGTCACCAACACCTCCTCCTATTATCGTCG is a window encoding:
- the LOC112785279 gene encoding agamous-like MADS-box protein AP1, with the translated sequence MGRGRVQLKRIENKINRQVTFSKRRAGLLKKANEISVLCDAEVALIVFSCKGKLFQFSSDPCMEKILERYERYSYAERQLVANDQGPNENWTLEYARLKARVEVLERNQRNFMGQDLQCLSLKELQNLEQQLDSALKQVRSRRNQLIYEDISVLQKKEKTLQEQNTLLAKKIKEKEKAITQQAQLELQNNFMDLTPFVVAPQSSEMNIGGFPQGRSDGEHNEDMAANARANNTLLPPWMIRPINE